A genomic stretch from Pomacea canaliculata isolate SZHN2017 linkage group LG2, ASM307304v1, whole genome shotgun sequence includes:
- the LOC112557332 gene encoding transmembrane channel-like protein 3 — MAESERNSLLPSALQSAVPQRHQQYSSFDNQGLWLEEEAQTTEEAKSVATDVEKDDEDEVHMNESESAVVDTENFRDKLSGPEIVFRLKFAHIYGSLDWPSHIRRLDAESREEVHRNVLDTLREQPIDIRQKISLSCYLRESLDGTTAADSSRNPNRTKKKKHRLHIPIRDGLWKEQITKISAYFGSHVASYFVFLRYLVYMDFFLLVVVLAFVTLPQIISGEDAAPRRLEGDFGVLSTSVMFYGAYSNTVWGEYDRPLAYFITWLVVNAVCFLALVGSMYIRYTRSKQAETSRDEFPYCWRLFSSWDYTLTKPDGASLHTTAIVTDTKERIRDDHLKQRGYFRQALRLATVRVLVNILVLVMLAVSGYLIYVVAASPDPDLYLPDVINRTLATYKLPLLMSALKLLVPLLLEQVVRLEKWHPRTEVKLNLARTALFYLASLVIFLLSIYDVSTDCIRNNNNSSSCAFCCWENDVGEDVLMVVFIDLGLILLAGLLVDVTRAIAVTCGFFTWLGYREFTVSSEVLDLIYAQSLVWLGLFFSPLLAGVGFLKLVIIFYFRYVTARLCNVPPKQMFRASRSGNFFMFILLINFFVCLFVMAYAIIELPPSERCGPFMGESQVYTVMTSRVGDMPSWLRDAVLYVSTPAIVVPVILLLLLGVLYFKAKSSSYRRVIRNLRDQLKFERRVEKRQLFARAKLQEKRGIKRKVVAEDKLAPNPIVMPGTLAVASGSAITDSDVVTSGETDRKFSSPHGIASVERRSSMC; from the exons ATGGCCGAGTCTGAGAGAAACTCACTGTTGCCATCCGCTCTACAAAGTGCTGTCCCACAGCGCCATCAGCAGTACAGTTCGTTCGATAACCAGGGTCTGTGGCTTGAAGAAGAGGCCCAAACCACAGAAGAAGCAA aatcggTGGCAACTGATGTAGAGAAagacgatgaagatgaagtCCACATGAACGAGAGCGAGAGCGCTGTTGTGGACACAGAAAACTTTAGAGATAAACTAAGTGGACCGGAAATTGTGTTTAGACTGAAATTTGCACACATTTATGGAAG CCTGGACTGGCCAAGCCATATTCGTCGCCTTGACGCCGAGAGTCGGGAAGAGGTGCACAGAAATGTCCTCGACACTCTCAGAGAACAGCCAATCGATATCAGGCAGAAAATAAGCCTCTCATG CTATCTAAGAGAGAGTTTAGATGGGACCACTGCGGCAGATTCCTCCCGAAATCCCAATCGAACTAAAAAG aaaaagcACAGACTTCATATACCAATAAGAGACGGTTTGTGGAAGGAGCAAATCACCAAAATATCAG CTTACTTTGGAAGTCATGTTGCATCTTATTTTGTGTTCCTGCGGTACTTAGTCtacatggatttttttcttcttgtcgtCGTCCTGGCCTTTGTCACCCTACCCCAG ATTATTTCCGGTGAAGACGCGGCTCCGAGGAGACTTGAAGGAGATTTT GGTGTGCTGTCAACAAGCGTGATGTTTTACGGTGCCTACAGCAACACCGTGTGGGGCGAGTACGACCGTCCGTTGGCCTACTTTATCACCTGGCTCGTTGTCAACGCTGTTTGCTTTCTAGCCCTCGTTGGGAG CATGTATATCCGCTACACCAGAAGTAAACAAGCCGAGACGAGCAGGGACGAGTTTCCTTACTGCTGGAGGTTGTTCTCCTCCTGGGACTACACTTTAACAAAGCCAGATGGCGCATCACTTCACACCACCGCTATTGTTACTGACACAAAA GAGAGGATACGCGATGATCATTTAAAGCAGAGAGGCTACTTCCGTCAGGC ACTGAGACTGGCTACTGTGCGCGTGCTGGTCAACATCCTGGTACTGGTCATGCTAGCGGTCAGCGGCTATCTCATCTACGTCGTGGCTGCTAGTCCAGATCCGGATCTCTATCTGCCTGACGTCATCAACAGGACACTGGCCACCTACAAG TTACCTCTGCTTATGTCTGCGCTCAAGCTGCTGGTGCCCCTCTTGCTGGAGCAAGTGGTTCGCCTGGAGAAATGGCATCCTCGGACAGAGGTCAAGCTAAACTTGGCCAG AACGGCGTTGTTTTACTTGGCATCCTTAgtcatctttcttctctccatctACGATGTGTCTACCGATTGCATCCGCAACAACAATAATTCG AGCTCGTGCGCCTTCTGCTGCTGGGAGAACGACGTGGGTGAAGACGTCCTCATGGTCGTGTTCATCGACCTGGGCCTCATCCTCCTCGCTGGACTTCTCGTTGACGTCACCAGGGCTATCGCTGTCACTTGTGGCTTTTTCACATGG CTTGGTTACCGTGAGTTCACCGTGTCATCCGAAGTTCTTGACCTTATATACGCGCAATCACTCGTGTGGCTTGGGCTTTTCTTCTCGCCGCTTTTAGCAGGCGTCGGCTTTCTCAAGCTGGTCATCATCTTCTACTTCCGCTACGTCACGGCACGTCTGTGCAACGTACCTCCCAAGCAGATGTTCCGGGCTTCGCGCTCAGGAAATTTCTTCATGTTCATTCTgctgattaatttttttgtctgtctcttcGTCATGGCGTATGCCATTATTGA GCTTCCTCCCTCTGAACGCTGTGGGCCTTTCATGGGAGAGAGTCAAGTGTACACCGTAATGACGTCACGGGTGGGTGACATGCCCTCGTGGCTGCGTGACGCTGTGCTGTACGTCTCCACGCCCGCCATTGTGGTTCCGGTTATTCTGTTGCTCTT GTTGGGGGTCCTGTACTTCAAAGCCAAATCTTCCTCCTACAGAAGAGTGATAAGAAACTTGCGTGATCAGCTCAAATTC GAGAGACGAGTGGAAAAACGCCAGCTATTCGCCAGAGCTAAACTACAAGAAAAACGggggataaaaagaaaagtcgTTGCCGAGGACAAACTGGCACCCA ATCCCATTGTGATGCCTGGTACTCTCGCTGTTGCCAGCGGTTCCGCCATAACAGATTCAGATGTCGTTACCTCTGGAGAAACGGACAGGAAATTCAGTAGTCCTCATGGAATAGCCTCCGTGGAACGACGGTCCAGTATGTGCTAG